A window from Flavobacterium sp. 83 encodes these proteins:
- the glp gene encoding gephyrin-like molybdotransferase Glp produces MIQVDQALSIIAENSCKMPIRKIKVAKSLGFILAEAIYSPMDMPPFRQSAMDGYAFAFSELQQFNVVSTSQAGDFSNKKIKKEEAIRIFTGAYVPDNLDTVVMQEHTTVANQTLEIVKMPQQFANVRNKGEQIKENELVLEKNTVITPAAVGFLACLGITEITVYAKPKVAIVVTGNELVKVGKKLPEGKIYESNSIMLQAALQGIGIKKIETFRVKDNLKATKRILKSCLAAFDVVLVSGGISVGDYDFVKEALLSNGVEELFYKINQKPGKPLFFGKKDKTIVFALPGNPASTLTSFYIYVHPALKINMGFEAVHLPKIKRKITTQFENTTGKTLFLKAFFDDEKVTVLESQSSAMLNTFATADALICLPYDAVNIEKDQEVLVIPLN; encoded by the coding sequence ATGATACAAGTAGACCAAGCCTTATCGATTATTGCAGAAAATAGTTGCAAGATGCCTATTAGGAAAATTAAAGTGGCTAAATCACTTGGTTTTATTTTGGCCGAAGCCATTTATTCTCCAATGGATATGCCGCCTTTCCGTCAATCAGCGATGGATGGATATGCGTTTGCATTTAGTGAATTGCAACAGTTTAATGTGGTAAGTACTTCACAAGCCGGTGATTTTTCGAATAAAAAAATAAAAAAAGAAGAGGCAATCCGAATATTCACAGGTGCTTATGTTCCGGATAATTTGGATACGGTTGTGATGCAGGAGCATACTACGGTTGCAAATCAAACGCTTGAAATTGTAAAAATGCCGCAACAGTTTGCTAATGTTAGGAACAAAGGCGAGCAAATAAAAGAAAACGAACTTGTACTTGAAAAAAATACAGTGATTACTCCCGCAGCTGTAGGTTTTTTAGCCTGTTTAGGAATCACTGAAATCACTGTTTATGCGAAACCAAAAGTAGCAATTGTGGTTACTGGAAACGAATTGGTAAAAGTGGGCAAAAAATTACCTGAAGGAAAGATTTATGAAAGTAACTCGATTATGCTGCAAGCTGCTTTGCAGGGAATCGGGATTAAAAAAATAGAAACATTCCGGGTAAAGGATAATTTGAAAGCGACAAAAAGAATTTTGAAAAGTTGTCTTGCTGCTTTTGATGTAGTGCTTGTTTCGGGCGGAATTTCGGTTGGAGATTATGATTTTGTCAAAGAAGCACTTTTGTCCAATGGAGTTGAAGAGTTGTTTTATAAAATTAATCAAAAGCCTGGAAAACCATTATTTTTTGGAAAAAAAGACAAAACGATAGTTTTTGCCTTGCCTGGAAATCCAGCTTCGACATTGACCAGTTTTTATATTTATGTTCATCCGGCACTAAAAATAAATATGGGTTTTGAAGCGGTTCATTTGCCAAAAATCAAACGAAAAATAACCACCCAATTTGAAAATACAACTGGGAAAACATTGTTCTTGAAAGCGTTTTTTGATGATGAAAAAGTGACGGTTTTAGAGAGTCAAAGTTCCGCCATGCTGAATACTTTTGCAACAGCAGATGCTTTAATTTGTTTGCCCTATGATGCCGTAAATATTGAAAAAGATCAGGAAGTACTGGTTATACCACTTAATTAA
- a CDS encoding sulfite exporter TauE/SafE family protein: MSIVNNDFLIVFGVLLAVVAFLYSSVGHGGASGYLALMAIFAFPVSVMKPSALLLNLFVSGISFFFYYKKDFFKPRLFYPFAITSVPAAFIGGMIPLENSFYKIMLGIVLILAALRLFGFFNSKEKESTKINIPLAMGIGFGIGMLSGMLGIGGGVILSPIILLLGWATLKETAAISSLFILVNSIAGLSGYFMGDKSFPTESFYLVPIAVFGGILGAYYGSGYFSNKVLKYVLATVILLASVKLIV, from the coding sequence ATGTCAATAGTAAATAATGATTTTTTGATTGTATTCGGCGTATTATTAGCGGTGGTTGCGTTCTTGTATTCTAGTGTGGGACATGGCGGTGCTTCGGGATATTTGGCATTGATGGCGATTTTTGCATTCCCAGTTTCGGTGATGAAACCTTCTGCTTTATTGCTTAATTTGTTTGTTTCCGGAATTTCTTTTTTCTTTTATTATAAAAAAGATTTCTTCAAGCCCAGACTGTTTTATCCTTTTGCGATAACTTCGGTACCGGCTGCTTTTATTGGAGGGATGATTCCATTAGAAAATAGTTTTTATAAGATAATGTTAGGAATTGTATTGATTCTGGCAGCGTTGCGATTGTTTGGTTTTTTTAATTCAAAAGAAAAAGAAAGTACCAAAATAAATATTCCGCTAGCTATGGGAATAGGTTTCGGAATAGGGATGTTATCCGGAATGTTAGGTATTGGCGGAGGCGTTATTTTGAGTCCAATTATTTTATTACTGGGTTGGGCAACGTTAAAAGAAACAGCAGCTATTTCCAGTTTATTTATTCTGGTGAACTCTATTGCAGGACTTTCAGGTTATTTTATGGGTGACAAATCGTTTCCAACAGAAAGTTTTTATTTAGTTCCAATAGCAGTTTTCGGAGGGATATTAGGAGCTTATTACGGGAGCGGATATTTTTCCAATAAAGTGTTGAAATATGTATTGGCAACGGTAATATTATTAGCGAGCGTGAAGTTGATTGTTTAG
- a CDS encoding molybdenum cofactor guanylyltransferase, which yields MKISILCGGKSSRMQSEKGLVLYQNKPFIEHIIEAVLPISENIQLITNTNDYDYLAYKKIKDIIVDKGPLGGIYTALVHSETEMNLILSCDIPLISTEILMELIENHGINFDVSVFEDTNRIHPLIGIYSKRILPILKEAIDGNELKMMRFISTVNHQLIPIPNAKRDFFKNINSVTELNELNTNLSQLK from the coding sequence ATGAAAATATCGATTCTTTGTGGAGGAAAAAGCAGCCGAATGCAATCGGAGAAAGGCTTGGTGTTGTACCAAAATAAACCTTTTATCGAGCACATTATTGAAGCGGTTTTGCCAATTTCGGAAAACATTCAGTTGATTACCAATACAAACGATTATGATTATTTAGCATACAAGAAAATAAAAGATATAATAGTAGATAAAGGACCTTTGGGCGGAATATACACCGCGCTGGTTCATTCGGAAACAGAGATGAATTTGATATTGAGTTGCGACATTCCATTAATTTCTACCGAAATACTCATGGAATTGATTGAAAATCATGGTATCAATTTTGATGTTTCTGTTTTTGAAGATACGAATCGGATTCATCCTTTAATAGGAATATATTCGAAAAGAATACTACCTATTTTAAAAGAGGCAATTGATGGCAATGAATTGAAAATGATGCGCTTCATTTCAACAGTAAACCATCAATTGATTCCGATTCCGAATGCCAAAAGAGATTTTTTTAAAAATATAAATTCTGTTACCGAGTTGAACGAATTGAATACCAATTTATCCCAGTTAAAATGA